In a single window of the Bacillus clarus genome:
- a CDS encoding pyridoxamine 5'-phosphate oxidase family protein: MHLKEKIATIIQGQRTGVLATVRDNKPHSAFMMFFHEDFVLYVATDRNSKKIKDIEKNSNVHVLLGREGKKLDEDYIEVEGTASIEEDQTLKNKFWTNSLKRWLLGAEDPNYVLIKINPNTIYYIDSAGATEPEFLRL, from the coding sequence ATGCACTTAAAAGAAAAAATTGCAACGATTATTCAAGGTCAACGAACTGGCGTATTAGCTACTGTACGTGACAATAAACCACATAGTGCTTTTATGATGTTTTTTCATGAGGATTTTGTACTATATGTTGCAACAGATCGAAATTCAAAAAAGATAAAAGATATCGAAAAGAATTCAAATGTACATGTACTACTTGGACGAGAAGGCAAGAAATTAGATGAAGATTATATTGAAGTTGAAGGTACAGCTTCCATTGAAGAAGATCAAACGTTAAAAAATAAATTTTGGACTAATAGTTTAAAACGCTGGTTACTTGGCGCTGAAGATCCTAATTATGTCCTAATTAAAATCAATCCCAACACAATTTATTACATCGATAGTGCTGGTGCGACCGAGCCCGAGTTTTTACGACTATAA
- a CDS encoding YfkD famly protein gives MKRVYSICLSTMVSFILLFPNSSFAKTTVEVKVPSSVLNISKDNTFPNDAQDLPRLQPSKFAQELLKTANIKIENPDLIRMFNETTISNAPLAVGYRAKIYLGQWALNYESTDTSINWEYKQVNRNVYDNRGGDRLYPLRYKQETQKTIEGDLTADMKNATDVKKMMLLKALEKVQLPLSFKTTIGYGTGHERVYNISPSQLGYLYAYTPAVNEKGKVTFGEVYLVLKGNQKRLVVKNITSQGIGAAIPIHDHLFFKFISSSHSQ, from the coding sequence GTGAAACGAGTATACAGCATATGTCTTTCAACTATGGTCTCGTTTATTTTATTATTTCCTAACAGTAGTTTTGCAAAGACAACAGTAGAAGTAAAAGTGCCTTCATCTGTTTTAAATATTTCAAAAGATAATACATTTCCAAATGATGCACAAGATTTACCACGTTTACAGCCAAGTAAGTTTGCCCAAGAACTATTGAAAACAGCAAATATCAAAATTGAAAACCCGGATTTAATTCGGATGTTTAATGAAACGACAATTTCGAATGCACCGCTTGCTGTAGGGTACCGGGCGAAAATTTATTTAGGGCAATGGGCATTAAATTATGAATCGACGGATACATCAATTAATTGGGAATACAAGCAAGTAAATCGAAATGTATACGATAATCGCGGAGGGGATCGATTATATCCACTTCGTTACAAGCAAGAAACTCAGAAAACAATTGAAGGCGATTTAACAGCGGATATGAAAAATGCTACAGATGTGAAAAAAATGATGCTTTTAAAAGCGCTTGAAAAAGTACAATTGCCACTTTCATTTAAAACGACAATTGGTTATGGTACTGGACATGAGCGCGTTTATAATATTAGTCCAAGTCAGCTCGGATATTTATACGCTTACACACCTGCGGTAAATGAAAAAGGAAAAGTAACATTTGGAGAAGTCTACCTTGTGTTAAAAGGAAATCAAAAAAGGCTTGTCGTAAAAAATATTACCTCTCAAGGAATTGGAGCAGCTATTCCAATTCATGATCATTTATTTTTTAAATTTATTTCTTCATCGCATTCACAATGA
- a CDS encoding tetratricopeptide repeat protein, giving the protein MTMEKQFIQKVYYKTFLTEQTSTPVTEVLGEAYINESKNEFSNISNIRFAQGEVYFQNKDFESAIFKWEKVNNDLALWAQKNIADSYFELGFLPKAEEIYKSIQTEDITLTMEVSLQLLSLYIDQQRLGLAFKTINEAVSFQPDYPNITAIARSFYEKQEDWNNAIELAVQEGIRTKSLHWFDTLINYINRGFTKKIKPEYFYESLKALYTIDQVQFKELVSSLWNSYQNETSHLAWIQTLNHLFLHIEVDAADDWNEISTRYQDTYFELITGEHLMHELHGLVPDLLTNWFSLTKAEDSLLVSAAVLAWHEVSPTSLESLLVKSAGALLTNSAIYADLDIATISALFETIAVWAEKNDVDLGHQFTLLVRELYDLTVTQLLVAGTSDHDKSTFINSILGENILNNSLTTPIVFKDNAQTEITEFTELDIRNVPNFNELHHIMDASSQTELEKRCIEIKLPSRFLRKNKFAFLVTPAFHGQIDPSSSNFEYLQAADSLVYVINSTSPLHDEELDTLLYIREQVPNLQIQFVLHTIDTNANEEMINNIKNKILVHFPNTRIFPYSPLQESSHQLGDVTESIISNLTQRNIEKERIEKLLWFIQKTITYLLNERVELENTLVKSIRWNKHILVKLNGFINNLTAIEKDKIRSITESYRLTKEEITQDIHAQIPELLQSCSDLVQEDSDFKLVHEELNMAMNERIQKHVQHVLLPKFTQSIQEWIETAHNEFIQGQAYLDEMSDTFNKLYEEERMKLPCDFKLLDDWRRDVARMTNRITVNNINILLRFTPTQFFLKSAGKLFGNMQKNQSILYNKYKQYIESEDYTDVATTISKQFFLQFELFESALERDIMMFFKDPLSILKQNVEASHLEIQEDEQTLTKLRTNPETYHDPLTLFKLQLLQHKFMLDTEIKNSGTSSTKKENNEAPTI; this is encoded by the coding sequence ATGACCATGGAAAAACAATTTATACAAAAGGTTTACTATAAAACATTTTTAACGGAGCAAACTTCCACTCCAGTAACAGAAGTACTTGGGGAAGCATATATAAATGAATCAAAAAATGAATTCTCCAATATATCTAACATTCGCTTTGCACAAGGCGAGGTTTACTTTCAAAACAAAGACTTTGAATCAGCCATATTTAAATGGGAAAAGGTAAATAATGATCTTGCGCTTTGGGCGCAAAAAAATATAGCAGATTCTTATTTTGAATTAGGGTTTCTTCCAAAAGCGGAGGAAATTTATAAATCTATCCAAACAGAAGATATAACTCTTACGATGGAAGTATCATTACAACTCCTTTCTCTTTATATTGATCAACAACGATTAGGTCTAGCCTTTAAAACAATTAACGAAGCAGTTTCATTTCAACCAGACTATCCAAATATTACTGCTATTGCTCGCTCTTTCTATGAAAAACAAGAGGATTGGAACAATGCTATTGAACTTGCGGTTCAAGAAGGGATTCGAACAAAATCATTACATTGGTTCGATACTTTAATCAATTATATAAACAGAGGGTTTACTAAAAAAATAAAACCTGAATATTTTTATGAATCTTTAAAAGCTTTATATACAATTGATCAAGTACAATTTAAAGAACTTGTTTCTTCACTTTGGAACAGCTATCAAAACGAAACATCTCATCTAGCTTGGATTCAAACACTTAATCACTTATTCTTACATATCGAAGTAGATGCAGCTGACGATTGGAACGAAATTTCTACACGCTATCAAGATACTTATTTCGAACTAATTACTGGCGAACATTTAATGCATGAATTACACGGACTTGTTCCAGACTTATTAACAAATTGGTTTAGCTTAACAAAAGCGGAAGATTCTTTACTTGTTTCTGCCGCAGTATTAGCTTGGCATGAAGTATCACCAACTAGTCTAGAATCATTACTTGTAAAAAGTGCTGGAGCATTACTTACTAACTCAGCAATATACGCAGACCTCGATATAGCCACTATATCAGCCCTTTTTGAAACAATTGCTGTATGGGCTGAAAAAAACGACGTAGACTTAGGACACCAGTTTACATTACTCGTGCGTGAACTATATGATTTAACTGTTACACAGCTTCTCGTAGCAGGAACTAGCGATCATGATAAATCTACATTTATCAACTCTATACTAGGAGAGAATATACTAAATAACTCGCTAACAACTCCTATTGTATTTAAAGATAACGCTCAAACTGAAATAACAGAGTTTACAGAGTTAGATATACGAAATGTTCCAAACTTTAATGAATTGCATCATATAATGGATGCATCTTCACAGACAGAACTTGAAAAAAGATGTATTGAAATTAAATTGCCAAGTAGATTTTTAAGAAAAAATAAATTTGCGTTTCTTGTTACACCTGCTTTTCATGGCCAAATTGACCCGAGCAGTTCAAACTTTGAATACTTACAGGCAGCAGATAGCCTAGTATATGTAATAAATTCAACTTCACCGTTACACGATGAAGAACTTGATACATTATTATACATTCGGGAACAAGTACCAAATTTACAAATTCAATTCGTCTTACACACGATTGATACAAACGCTAATGAAGAAATGATCAATAATATTAAAAATAAAATACTTGTACATTTTCCAAATACACGAATATTCCCTTACTCTCCTTTACAAGAGAGCAGTCATCAGCTAGGTGATGTAACAGAATCTATTATTTCTAATCTCACTCAGCGAAACATAGAAAAGGAACGCATTGAAAAATTATTATGGTTCATTCAAAAGACGATTACATACCTCCTAAACGAACGTGTAGAATTAGAAAATACGTTAGTAAAATCAATTCGCTGGAACAAACATATTTTAGTGAAACTAAATGGCTTTATTAACAATCTTACTGCTATTGAAAAAGATAAAATTCGTTCCATTACAGAGTCTTATCGTCTAACAAAAGAAGAAATTACACAGGATATACATGCTCAAATTCCTGAATTATTACAGAGTTGCTCCGACCTTGTTCAAGAAGATAGTGACTTTAAATTAGTTCATGAAGAATTAAATATGGCAATGAACGAAAGAATTCAAAAACATGTCCAACACGTGCTATTACCTAAATTTACTCAATCTATTCAAGAATGGATTGAAACTGCACATAATGAGTTCATTCAAGGTCAGGCTTATTTAGATGAAATGAGCGATACCTTTAATAAGCTATATGAAGAAGAGCGTATGAAACTACCTTGTGACTTCAAATTGCTTGATGATTGGCGCAGAGATGTCGCAAGAATGACAAATAGAATTACGGTAAATAACATAAATATTTTACTACGTTTTACACCAACACAATTTTTCTTAAAAAGTGCTGGAAAGCTATTCGGTAATATGCAAAAAAATCAATCTATACTCTATAACAAATATAAACAATATATTGAATCGGAAGATTATACAGATGTTGCTACAACCATTTCAAAACAATTCTTCCTTCAATTTGAATTATTTGAAAGTGCATTAGAACGTGATATCATGATGTTCTTTAAGGATCCTCTTAGCATATTAAAACAAAACGTTGAAGCATCTCATCTTGAAATACAAGAAGATGAACAAACATTAACAAAGCTAAGAACAAATCCAGAGACTTATCATGATCCGTTAACATTATTTAAGTTACAGTTATTACAACACAAATTCATGTTAGACACCGAGATAAAAAATAGTGGAACTTCTTCTACAAAAAAAGAAAATAATGAAGCACCGACCATTTAA
- a CDS encoding BH0509 family protein: MKREERKNMIEFIEKKKGIERDELLFMTDDEVEHIYNVTYFLYEEIAE; encoded by the coding sequence ATGAAGAGAGAAGAACGGAAAAACATGATTGAATTTATTGAAAAGAAAAAGGGGATCGAACGTGATGAGTTATTATTTATGACAGATGATGAAGTAGAACACATTTATAATGTAACGTACTTTCTATATGAAGAAATAGCAGAATAG
- a CDS encoding DedA family protein, with protein MEQHVGELIAHYGYFGIIIALAGGVVGLPIPDEFLLTFVGYNISKGVMSGTAAFLSGMSGAMLGITLSYLLGLKLGFPVLKKYGPKIRIKEEHIEKTHVLFEKYGPVLLVVGYFIPGVRHLTAYFAGMSNLTVWRFCLYAYSGALIWISVFIGLGWKLGEKWRFVEYSLHHYGVWILIISAVVTCIVWFYIKRKKNR; from the coding sequence ATGGAACAACATGTTGGGGAGTTAATCGCACATTATGGGTATTTCGGAATTATTATAGCGCTGGCGGGCGGAGTTGTTGGATTACCAATACCAGATGAATTCTTACTAACGTTTGTTGGATATAATATTTCGAAAGGTGTTATGTCTGGGACAGCTGCTTTTTTAAGTGGAATGTCAGGGGCGATGCTTGGAATTACATTAAGTTATTTACTCGGTTTAAAACTTGGATTTCCTGTTTTAAAAAAATATGGTCCGAAAATTAGAATTAAAGAAGAACATATAGAGAAAACGCATGTTTTATTTGAAAAATATGGACCCGTCTTATTAGTAGTCGGATATTTCATACCAGGAGTGCGTCATTTAACAGCGTACTTCGCAGGGATGTCCAATTTAACAGTTTGGCGATTTTGTTTATATGCTTATAGTGGTGCACTTATTTGGATTAGTGTCTTTATCGGCCTTGGCTGGAAATTAGGGGAGAAATGGCGCTTTGTTGAATATAGCTTACATCATTATGGGGTATGGATTTTAATTATTTCAGCAGTTGTGACTTGTATTGTATGGTTCTATATAAAAAGGAAAAAAAACCGCTAA
- the cax gene encoding calcium/proton exchanger, with product MFNKIFLILALTGVPLSVLGKTLHWPQTIMFAVYCITIIALAGFMGRATESLAIVSGPRIGGLLNATFGNAVELIISIFALQAGLIEVVLASLTGSVLGNLLLVGGLSFFVGGLKYKRQSFNVYDARHNSALLIFAVVVAFVIPEIFSMKMDVGKTYQLSIGVSIIMIIMYLAALLFKLVTHRGVYQHKSDEEVHDEEPEWSKGKALLILAIATIAVAYVSEALVHTFETVAKSFGWSELFIGVIIVAIVGNAAEHASAIIMAYKNKVNIAVEIAVGSTLQIAMFVAPVLVLLSMFFAVKMPLVFTIPELVSMITAVFLTIAISNDGDTNWFEGGTLLAAYVIMGIGFYLL from the coding sequence ATGTTTAATAAAATTTTTCTCATACTGGCACTTACAGGTGTACCACTTTCTGTACTCGGGAAAACGCTTCATTGGCCACAAACCATTATGTTTGCTGTATATTGTATTACCATTATTGCATTAGCAGGTTTTATGGGGAGGGCGACGGAAAGCTTAGCAATTGTTTCTGGGCCTCGGATAGGTGGTTTATTAAATGCTACTTTTGGTAATGCAGTTGAACTTATCATTTCAATATTTGCACTTCAGGCAGGATTAATTGAAGTTGTGTTAGCTTCTTTAACAGGTTCTGTACTTGGAAATTTGTTATTAGTAGGTGGTTTATCGTTCTTTGTTGGAGGACTTAAATATAAAAGGCAAAGCTTTAACGTGTATGATGCGAGACACAATTCAGCTTTATTAATATTTGCTGTTGTCGTTGCCTTTGTTATTCCGGAGATTTTTTCAATGAAGATGGATGTTGGAAAGACGTATCAATTAAGTATTGGTGTTTCTATTATTATGATTATTATGTATCTTGCTGCATTACTGTTTAAGTTGGTGACACACCGCGGTGTATACCAACATAAAAGTGATGAAGAAGTGCACGATGAAGAGCCTGAATGGTCAAAAGGAAAAGCATTGCTCATTTTAGCGATTGCAACAATTGCGGTAGCTTACGTTTCAGAAGCACTTGTGCATACATTTGAAACGGTCGCAAAGTCATTTGGCTGGTCAGAGTTATTTATAGGGGTTATTATCGTTGCGATTGTTGGTAATGCGGCAGAACATGCATCTGCGATTATTATGGCATATAAAAACAAGGTAAATATTGCTGTTGAAATCGCAGTAGGTTCTACATTACAAATTGCCATGTTTGTTGCTCCTGTACTAGTACTTCTTTCTATGTTTTTCGCAGTAAAGATGCCACTAGTATTCACAATACCAGAACTTGTTTCTATGATTACAGCGGTTTTTTTAACGATTGCAATTTCAAATGATGGGGATACAAACTGGTTTGAAGGAGGAACTTTATTAGCGGCGTATGTCATTATGGGAATTGGTTTTTATTTATTATGA
- the lepB gene encoding signal peptidase I, with translation MKKKSRLRELFEIFAIACLLVFLAKIFVFFPTTVKGASMRPTLQDGDKVIINKLSKRFESYKREDIIVVKTDNFYVKRIIGLPGDIIEMKNDELYVNHEVKSESYLNNNKKQAKQLLINLTEDFGPITIPKNKIFVMGDNRLVSKDSRNGLGLIDKAEVLGTLAAIYYPFEHMKVVN, from the coding sequence ATGAAAAAGAAAAGTCGTTTGCGTGAATTGTTTGAAATATTTGCGATTGCATGCTTATTAGTTTTTTTGGCGAAAATTTTCGTGTTTTTCCCTACGACTGTAAAAGGTGCATCGATGAGGCCAACATTACAAGATGGTGATAAAGTTATCATTAATAAATTATCCAAGAGATTTGAAAGCTATAAGAGAGAAGATATTATCGTCGTGAAGACTGATAATTTTTATGTGAAGAGAATCATTGGATTACCAGGAGATATAATTGAGATGAAAAACGATGAGCTATATGTAAATCATGAAGTGAAAAGCGAGTCTTACTTAAACAACAATAAAAAGCAGGCTAAGCAACTTCTTATTAATTTAACAGAAGATTTTGGCCCAATCACGATTCCTAAAAATAAAATTTTTGTTATGGGTGATAATCGTCTAGTGAGCAAGGATAGTCGGAACGGTTTAGGTCTTATTGATAAAGCAGAAGTGTTAGGAACGTTAGCAGCGATTTATTATCCATTTGAGCATATGAAAGTTGTAAATTAG
- the yfkAB gene encoding radical SAM/CxCxxxxC motif protein YfkAB produces MITSQTMKPITPSYDPWEAYMDLEEYGKLLLTNVEFTTTTLCNMRCEHCAVGYTLQPKDPNPLPIELLLKRLDEIPHLRSLSITGGEPMLSKKSVDNYVTPLLKYAHERGVRTQINSNLTIDLARYEQIIHYLDVLHISHNWGTIDDFVEGGFAMMERKPTYEQRAKLFERMITNSKALSDAGVLVSAETMLNKRTLPHIEHIHRQIVEEMGCKRHEVHPMYPSDFASNLEILTKDEIRNAIEHLLNIRDENVWMLFGTLPFYACSDDERDLHTLNKLHESKNVTVRNDPDGRSRLNVNIFDGNIIVTDFGDVPLLGNVQTNTLQEAYDKWCVSKTAKSLSCHCPAVKCLGPNVLVKNSYYPTEDFLSKKSNIIL; encoded by the coding sequence ATGATTACATCACAAACAATGAAGCCGATTACTCCTTCTTACGATCCATGGGAAGCGTATATGGACCTTGAAGAGTACGGCAAATTATTATTAACAAACGTTGAGTTTACAACGACGACGTTATGCAATATGCGTTGCGAGCATTGCGCTGTTGGTTACACATTACAGCCGAAAGATCCAAATCCGCTTCCGATAGAGCTTTTATTAAAACGATTAGATGAGATTCCTCATTTACGTTCTCTAAGTATTACAGGCGGAGAACCTATGCTTTCAAAAAAGTCCGTCGATAATTATGTAACACCACTCTTAAAATACGCCCATGAACGAGGCGTTCGCACTCAAATCAACTCAAACTTAACTATAGATTTAGCACGCTACGAACAAATTATTCACTACTTAGACGTATTGCATATTTCACATAACTGGGGAACAATTGACGACTTCGTTGAAGGCGGATTTGCAATGATGGAGCGTAAACCTACTTATGAGCAACGTGCAAAATTATTTGAACGAATGATTACAAATAGTAAAGCACTATCAGATGCAGGCGTTCTCGTATCAGCCGAGACAATGTTAAACAAACGAACTTTACCACATATTGAACACATTCATCGTCAAATCGTTGAAGAGATGGGTTGTAAACGTCATGAAGTACATCCGATGTATCCGAGTGACTTCGCTAGCAACCTTGAAATTTTAACGAAAGATGAAATCCGAAATGCAATTGAACATTTATTAAATATTCGCGATGAAAATGTATGGATGTTATTTGGAACATTACCTTTCTATGCATGTAGTGATGATGAACGTGATTTACACACATTAAACAAATTGCATGAAAGTAAAAATGTAACTGTTCGTAATGATCCAGACGGACGCTCCCGTTTAAATGTGAATATTTTTGACGGAAATATTATCGTGACAGATTTTGGTGATGTCCCGCTTCTAGGTAATGTACAAACAAATACACTACAAGAAGCGTATGACAAATGGTGTGTCTCAAAAACAGCAAAATCATTAAGTTGTCATTGTCCTGCTGTGAAATGTCTTGGACCAAATGTTCTCGTAAAAAATAGCTACTATCCAACAGAAGATTTCTTATCAAAAAAATCAAATATTATATTATAA
- a CDS encoding SE1561 family protein produces the protein MGKAIQDKDSQLVYLKERLNMFIEVIDTIEPEEVELEDVDRLLAMLDELELKCEQFKKDE, from the coding sequence GTGGGAAAAGCAATTCAAGATAAAGATTCACAATTAGTATATTTGAAAGAACGTTTAAATATGTTCATTGAAGTAATTGATACAATTGAACCTGAAGAAGTAGAATTAGAAGATGTAGATCGTCTACTTGCAATGTTAGACGAATTAGAACTAAAATGTGAGCAATTTAAAAAAGACGAATAA
- a CDS encoding DMT family transporter: MKTEKFFTHPIGVFIAAIAATFLWGSAFPFIKLSYAELGIQPHEVGEQILFAGYRFFLSGVMLLFFFKAIGRDIQFKKGTGKQLVQIGLFQTFLQYVCFYIGMSYSSGIEGAIISGTSSFFQILIAHFLYKDDALNVRKIIGISIGFCGVILVNVPSNGSLSFHFGIGSLLLLIAAMMYSYGNILAKEGSKTLDIGYMTAYQMIFGSVGLLCIGAFQVGVMPFAFNANSMLMLFYLSFLSAAGFCIWNTIMKYNKVGKVSMYMFFIPVFGVLLSSMILGEAIHSFVLFGLACVAAGIIVVNRTRAKQKTEQEKQAA, encoded by the coding sequence GTGAAGACAGAGAAATTTTTTACCCATCCGATTGGCGTATTTATTGCTGCAATAGCAGCGACATTTTTATGGGGAAGCGCATTTCCTTTTATTAAATTAAGTTATGCTGAACTTGGAATTCAGCCACATGAAGTTGGTGAACAAATATTATTTGCAGGTTATCGCTTTTTCTTATCAGGTGTAATGCTCTTATTCTTTTTTAAAGCGATAGGAAGAGATATACAGTTCAAAAAAGGAACGGGAAAGCAGTTAGTACAAATTGGCTTGTTTCAAACGTTCCTTCAATATGTATGTTTTTATATTGGAATGAGCTATAGCTCAGGGATTGAAGGGGCAATTATTTCAGGGACATCATCTTTCTTTCAAATTTTAATCGCACACTTTTTATATAAAGACGATGCTTTAAATGTGAGGAAAATAATTGGGATATCTATCGGTTTTTGTGGTGTAATTTTAGTGAATGTACCGAGTAATGGAAGTTTGTCGTTCCATTTTGGAATCGGTAGTTTATTACTTCTTATTGCAGCAATGATGTATTCATATGGAAACATATTAGCGAAAGAGGGCAGTAAAACATTAGATATCGGTTATATGACAGCATATCAAATGATTTTTGGATCGGTCGGGTTATTATGTATTGGCGCATTCCAAGTTGGAGTGATGCCATTTGCATTTAATGCGAATTCGATGCTCATGCTCTTTTATCTATCCTTCTTATCAGCAGCTGGATTTTGTATATGGAATACAATTATGAAATATAACAAAGTAGGAAAAGTATCGATGTATATGTTCTTTATACCAGTGTTTGGTGTACTATTATCAAGTATGATTTTAGGAGAAGCGATTCATTCCTTTGTTTTATTTGGTTTAGCATGTGTAGCAGCTGGGATTATTGTAGTAAATCGTACCCGGGCTAAACAAAAAACTGAGCAAGAAAAGCAAGCAGCATAG
- a CDS encoding EamA family transporter: MSSWLLFALLSAIAAALVSIFGKIGLDGIDANVATTIRSIIMALFMVGVIIIQGKFQNIGDVLLNKKALLFITLSGIAGASSWLFYFLALKTGKVSQVAPIDKLSVVLSILLAMIILGEKLNFMTGIGVVFITAGVLFIAFS, encoded by the coding sequence ATGAGTTCATGGCTATTATTCGCACTATTATCAGCAATTGCTGCTGCACTCGTATCTATTTTCGGAAAGATTGGTTTAGATGGAATCGATGCCAACGTTGCAACAACTATCCGATCTATTATTATGGCATTATTTATGGTAGGAGTTATTATTATACAAGGTAAATTTCAAAATATCGGCGATGTCCTCCTAAATAAAAAAGCACTGCTATTTATCACATTAAGTGGAATTGCAGGTGCTTCGTCATGGCTATTTTATTTTCTTGCCCTAAAAACAGGAAAGGTCTCACAAGTAGCCCCTATCGATAAATTAAGTGTAGTACTTTCTATCCTTCTCGCGATGATTATATTAGGTGAAAAGTTAAACTTTATGACAGGTATTGGTGTAGTCTTTATTACAGCTGGTGTACTATTTATTGCTTTCAGTTAA
- a CDS encoding lysoplasmalogenase encodes MNGIYIVLIGQIIIFIAGAIYAMGQTKQTRGNLPLPLAIRLILSFSLTGSAIWIWLQDPSIEYSSWVALGMTLSTLGDLFMAGLIPFGHRLIGGMVAFAIAHCFYVKAFLQTGISWRGFLIGLIAYGLFLIVGWFFFIRNEKQDKLFTIGALIYGLWVGGMACFSFALYYENQGVWWLPALGGLLFVISDFIIGVTDIGGRKMKYEPLWIWFTYVAAQMCIVYVGI; translated from the coding sequence ATGAATGGAATTTATATTGTGTTAATTGGACAAATTATTATCTTTATTGCAGGTGCAATCTATGCAATGGGACAAACGAAACAAACACGAGGTAATTTACCGTTACCGCTAGCAATTCGTCTTATTCTTAGTTTTTCTTTAACAGGTAGTGCGATTTGGATATGGTTACAAGATCCATCGATAGAGTATAGTAGCTGGGTTGCGCTAGGGATGACTTTATCGACATTAGGAGATTTATTTATGGCAGGCTTGATACCATTTGGCCATCGATTAATCGGAGGAATGGTTGCTTTTGCCATTGCTCATTGTTTTTATGTGAAAGCATTTTTGCAAACAGGCATTTCGTGGCGTGGTTTTTTGATTGGGCTAATTGCATATGGTTTATTCCTAATTGTAGGATGGTTCTTTTTTATTCGAAATGAAAAGCAAGACAAACTCTTTACTATAGGAGCACTCATTTATGGTTTATGGGTCGGAGGAATGGCCTGTTTTTCCTTTGCCTTATATTATGAGAACCAAGGAGTATGGTGGCTGCCAGCACTTGGTGGTTTATTATTTGTGATTTCTGATTTCATTATTGGTGTTACGGATATTGGGGGGCGTAAAATGAAATATGAGCCGCTCTGGATCTGGTTCACCTATGTTGCTGCACAGATGTGTATTGTATATGTTGGAATATAA